The Vicia villosa cultivar HV-30 ecotype Madison, WI linkage group LG1, Vvil1.0, whole genome shotgun sequence genome includes a region encoding these proteins:
- the LOC131635462 gene encoding ABC transporter A family member 7-like, with protein sequence MAIPSTFSTQANALLRKNLTFQKRNKKTNIRLILFPFMLCVFLFLLQPLIDKQFDKPQFKCGCVCTNDGATCNDSEKLCGVEYSDQIQVLACAVPNPPEWPPLLQLPAGKAWYPPVYTMLFTAENHSFGQIVSDNMFPSTLTMDYSDIMASLASNMLGSEAKPESNNFLEPAFTSDLPLYYVQTKCPQDGLIFTPIYSIGGTDAQQYMETFPYMIADFHMNKEIGCADGINLWRTSSSEINNELYEGHERNYPERVNAIFSAFDFLNSNGNGFNVTVWYKSTYKGLTNFGPPALLRIPRSVNLVSNAYLQFLRGPGTKMLFEFVKEMPKSETPIRIEVASLLGGLFFTWVVLQLFPIVLTSLVYEKQQKLRIMMKMHGLGDGPYWMITYGYFLALSVIYMLCFVTFGSVLGLKFFTLNDYSIQFVFYFIYINLQISLAFLLASFFSSVKTATVTAYIGVFGTGLLSGFLFQFFIQDSSFPRGWIIFMELYPGFALYRGLYEFAQSAISGSNVGTDGMRWHDLSDNANGMKEVLIIMFSEWIVVLFVAYYIDQVFSTGSGKSPLFFLKGFQKKPLSPGKTLSIQRQASKVLAVVEKPDVIQEREKVEQLLLEPTIDHAIVCDNLKKVYPGRDGNPEKFAVRELSLAVPRGECFGMLGPNGAGKTSFISMMIGLTKPTSGAAYVQGLDIKTHMDGIYTSMGVCPQHDLLWESLTGREHLLFYGRLKNLKGPVLTQAVEESLKSLNLFHGGVADKQAGKYSGGMKRRLSVAISMIGDPKVVYMDEPGTGLDPATRKCLWNVIRLAKRDRAIILTTHSMEEAEALCDRLGIFVNGSLQCIGNPKELKARYGGIYVFTMTTSSDHEKDVENIVQQLTPNANKIYHISGTQKFELPKEDVKIANVFQAVEVAKKNFTVFAWGLADTTLEDVFIKVAREAHAFDTLS encoded by the exons ATGGCAATTCCTTCCACCTTCTCGACTCAAGCAAACGCGCTTCTCAGAAAGAACTTAACCTTCCAG AAACGCAACAAGAAGACAAACATTCGTCTGATTCTATTCCCGTTCATGCTCTGCGTTTTTCTGTTTCTCCTCCAACCTTTAATCGACAAACAATTCGATAAACCCCAATTCAAATGCGGTTGCGTTTGTACCAACGATGGCGCAACGTGTAACGACTCAGAGAAGCTTTGTGGAGTCGAGTATTCTGATCAGATACAAGTTTTAGCTTGTGCTGTTCCTAATCCACCGGAATGGCCTCCTCTCTTGCAACTTCCGGCCGGAAAGGCGTGGTATCCGCCTGTTTATACCATGCTCTTCACAGCTGAGAATCACTCCTTTGGACAGA TTGTGTCTGATAATATGTTTCCGAGTACATTAACTATGGATTACTCTGATATCATGGCTAGTTTGGCATCAAATATGCTG GGATCTGAGGCGAAGCCGGAGAGCAACAATTTTCTTGAACCTGCATTCACTTCGGATCTTCCCCTTTATTATGTGCAAACTAAGTGCCCTCAGGACGGCCTTATATTCACACCAATTTACTCGATAGGAGGAACTGATGCGCAGCAGTATATGGAAACATTTCCATACATGATAGCAGACTTTCACATGAATAAAG AAATTGGATGTGCTGACGGTATAAACTTATGGCGTACCAGTTCTTCCGAGATCAACAATGAGTTATATGAAGGTCATGAAAGAAATTACCCAGAGCGGGTCAATGCAATATTTTCAG CTTTTGATTTTCTAAATTCAAATGGGAATGGATTCAATGTTACTGTATGGTACAAGTCAACCTACAAGGGTCTCACTAATTTTGGTCCTCCTGCATTGTTGCGAATTCCTCGTTCTGTAAATTTG GTATCAAATGCCTACCTGCAATTTCTGCGTGGACCTGGTACCAAAATGTTATTTGAGTTTGTAAAGGAAATGCCAAAATCTGAGACCCCAATTAGGATTGAGGTAGCTTCTCTCCTCGGCGGTCTGTTCTTTACATGGGTCGTCCTGCAACTCTTTCCA ATTGTTCTGACATCTCTGGTTTATGAGAAGCAACAAAAATTAAGAATCATGATGAAAATGCATGGTCTTGGTGATGGGCCATATTGGATGATTACATATGGTTATTTTCTTGCCTTATCAGTGATCTACATGTTGTGTTTTGTGACATTTGGCTCAGTATTAG GACTAAAATTCTTTACCTTGAATGACTACAGCATCCAATTCGTGTTTTATTTCATCTATATAAACTTACAAATTTCATTGGCATTTCTGTTGGCTTCCTTTTTCTCAAGTGTTAAGACTGCTACAG TAACCGCGTATATAGGTGTCTTTGGAACCGGGCTATTATCCGGgtttctttttcaattctttaTTCAAGATTCCTCATTTCCTA GAGGATGGATCATTTTTATGGAGTTGTATCCCGGGTTTGCTTTATATCGTGGGTTGTATGAGTTTGCACAGTCTGCCATCAGTGGCAGTAATGTAGGGACTGATGGTATGCGGTGGCATGATCTGAGTGATAACGCCAATGGCATGAAAGAGGTCTTAATAATCATGTTTTCTGAGTGGATAGTAGTGCTTTTTGTTGCTTATTACATCGATCAAGTGTTTTCGACAGGAAGTGGAAAAAGTCCACTTTTCTTCTTGAAAGGATTTCAGAAAAAACCTCTTTCGCCAGGTAAGACGCTCAGTATTCAGAGGCAGGCATCAAAAGTTTTGGCGGTGGTGGAGAAACCAGATGTCATCCAAGAG AGGGAAAAGGTGGAGCAGCTGCTACTTGAACCAACCATTGATcatgcaattgtttgtgacaaccTAAAAAAAGTATATCCAGGAAGAGATGGAAATCCAGAGAAATTTGCAGTGAGAGAATTGTCCCTTGCTGTGCCTAGAGGGGAATGCTTCGGTATGCTTGGTCCTAATGGGGCTGGGAAGACTTCTTTTATCAGTATG ATGATTGGTCTCACTAAGCCAACATCTGGTGCGGCATATGTTCAAGGCCTGGACATAAAAACTCACATGGATGGAATATATACTAGCATGGGAGTTTGCCCACAGCATGA CTTGCTGTGGGAAAGCTTGACAGGTAGAGAGCACCTACTTTTTTATGGCCGGCTTAAAAATCTTAAAGGTCCAGTCTTGACTCAA GCAGTAGAAGAATCTTTGAAGAGTTTAAACCTTTTTCATGGAGGGGTTGCTGATAAACAAGCTGGAAAGTACAGTGGAGGGATGAAAAGGAGGCTTAGTGTTGCAATTTCAATGATTGGGGAccccaaa GTTGTTTATATGGATGAGCCGGGTACTGGACTAGACCCTGCTACAAGGAAATGCCTATGGAATGTTATCAGGCTTGCGAAACGGGATCGTGCAATCATTCTGACCA cACATTCTATGGAAGAGGCAGAGGCGTTATGTGATCGATTAGGAATATTTGTAAATGGTAGCTTGCAGTGCATTGGAAATCCAAAAGAG CTGAAAGCGAGATACGGAGGAATCTATGTGTTCACAATGACAACATCTTCCGATCACGAGAAGGATGTGGAGAACATTGTGCAACAGCTCACCCCAAATGCCAACAAGATATACCATATCTCTGGCACTCAAAAATTTGAGCTTCCAAAAGAGGATGTTAAAATAGCGAATGTATTCCAAGCTGTTGAAGTTGCAAAAAAGAACTTCACTGTTTTTGCATGGGGTTTAGCTGACACTACATTAGAAGATGTCTTTATTAAGGTTGCACGTGAGGCTCATGCATTTGATACCTTATCATAA